The window CCGCTCGCCATGCCGATCCGCGAGACTTCCGATGGCGGTCGCCCGATCGTGGCGAGCGACCCCGACAGCCCCCATGCCAAGGCCTATGTCGCCCTGGCGCGGCAGGTGAAAGCCGGCCTCGCCGGGCCGGCCAGGGCAGCGCCACGGATCGTGATCGAGTAAGGGTTTTTGGATCGCCGCATCGGATTTGCCCGAAAAGTGGTTCCCACTTTTCGGTCCGATGCTCTAGTTCCGCAGATCGAGCCCGCCGGAACGCTCAGCCTGCACTGCGAGCTGGTCGGGGGACACTCTCGCCGGCTCCGTCTGCCGTTCGATCAGCACCCAGATATGCCCGAACGGGTCGAATAGCGAAGCGACCCGTCTTCCCTCGACATCGGTCTGGACCCGATCACGCAGCGCGGCCCCGGCCACGATCGCCTGTGCGAAGCAGGCCTCGATGTCTGGCACCGTCAGCTGGACGATCGTGCTGACAGCGCCGGCCGCCTTGGGGGAGAACGGGCCGCCATAGGACGGCTCCTCCTCACGGCGCGGGTTGGAGCCGGCGACGGAGACCCGCATTCCACCCATCAGCATGTCGACCCCGGCGAGCTCGCCGTCCACCCTGTATGTCTTCAATTGCCGTGCTTCGAACGCCTCGCTGTAGAAGTCCGCAGCCTGCTGCTCGCGTCCATGCTGCACGAAAATCGTCAGGCCGACGCCGATACTCTGCTCCATCGCGAATCTCCTCATCCGTCGCCGCTGGCAAAAGGGCTGGCGAAGCCGGCGGAATCTTGATCGACCCGCGGCAAGCTCGGACACAGCCCATCACCGATACGCGATGACATCTGATTTTGTTCATGTTATGTTCTTTGACGCGGAATTCAGGGAGACCCGACGATGCCCGTCCTGCCAGTGCGCCATATCAGCATCGCGATCAACAGGCCGATCGAGGAGGTCTACGGCTTCCTCGCCGAGCCCATGAACTTCCCGAAATGGGCGGAGGGGCTCGGCGATGAGTTCAGCCATGTCGAGGGTATGACCTATCGCGCGAAGACGCCGATGGGGCCGATGCGCGTGATCTTCAGCGAGCCCAATCGCTACGGCATCCTCGACCATGCCGTCGTTCCTGATGCGGGCGCGACGATGCACAACCCGATGCGGGCGCTCGCGAATGGCAGCGGCAGCGAGGTGGTGTTCACGTTGCTCAGGCGCCCGGAGATGACGGACGACGCATTCGCACGCGATGCCGAATGGGTGGCGGCCGACCTCGCACGGCTGAAGAAACTGCTGGAGGGCTAGAGCCGCACGCTGCTGGTCGCGTAGGCGACGTCGACCGGACGCTGATAGGTCGCCAGCACCATGCTCGCGCCATAGGCGGCGATGGCGGCGAAGGCGACGGCGATGACAAAGGACTTCATGTGACTTCCCCCGGAGGCAGGCGAATAAGCTTCGCTTATCGGGTGAATCTAGGGGCGGCGCTGCGGCCGATCAAGCGTCACCGAGCGCGGCATGCAGCCGCTCGGCCTCGGCGAGATCGTCCGGCCGGTTAGCGTTGAAGAAGGGGTCGACCGGCGTCACCGGCCATTCGGCCGAAACAACGCCATGGCGCGCAGTCCAGCGGTCGATCTTGCGCTCATCCTCGACGGTGAGCGCATGGCGCAGTTCGTCGCGCAGCGCGACCGGCCAGAGCCCGATCACGGGGTGGGTCCAGCCGCCCGAAGCGGCGCAGGCGAGCGGGACATTCGCCGCCGCGCGCGCCGCATGCAGCCGCGCCACCAGATCGCGCGGGATGAAGGGTGTGTCGGCGGCGACGCTGACCAGCCATTGCGCACCCGGCCGGTTCGCGGCGAGCCAGTCGAGTCCGGCAAGGATGCCGGCGAGCGGCCCGGCGAAATCCGGCACGCTGTCGGCGACGACCGGCAGGCCGTAATCGGCAAAGCGGGCGGGATCGCCATTGGCGTTGAGCAGCAGCCCGTCGAATTGGGGGCTGAGCCGCTCGATCACATGGGCGAGGATGGTGCGGCCAGCGATGGTGCGCAGCGGCTTGTCGCCGC is drawn from Bosea sp. Tri-49 and contains these coding sequences:
- a CDS encoding VOC family protein, with protein sequence MEQSIGVGLTIFVQHGREQQAADFYSEAFEARQLKTYRVDGELAGVDMLMGGMRVSVAGSNPRREEEPSYGGPFSPKAAGAVSTIVQLTVPDIEACFAQAIVAGAALRDRVQTDVEGRRVASLFDPFGHIWVLIERQTEPARVSPDQLAVQAERSGGLDLRN
- a CDS encoding SRPBCC family protein, with the translated sequence MPVLPVRHISIAINRPIEEVYGFLAEPMNFPKWAEGLGDEFSHVEGMTYRAKTPMGPMRVIFSEPNRYGILDHAVVPDAGATMHNPMRALANGSGSEVVFTLLRRPEMTDDAFARDAEWVAADLARLKKLLEG
- the mobA gene encoding molybdenum cofactor guanylyltransferase MobA — protein: MTTPPTFGLLLAGGLARRMGGGDKPLRTIAGRTILAHVIERLSPQFDGLLLNANGDPARFADYGLPVVADSVPDFAGPLAGILAGLDWLAANRPGAQWLVSVAADTPFIPRDLVARLHAARAAANVPLACAASGGWTHPVIGLWPVALRDELRHALTVEDERKIDRWTARHGVVSAEWPVTPVDPFFNANRPDDLAEAERLHAALGDA